The following coding sequences are from one Carettochelys insculpta isolate YL-2023 chromosome 5, ASM3395843v1, whole genome shotgun sequence window:
- the LOX gene encoding protein-lysine 6-oxidase isoform X1 yields the protein MHVAALLAPLQVWLYLSCAWPAGCQPPPRRAHPPPAAWRQRIQWENNGQVYSLLSLASQYQPARRGQPAASPILLLRNNATAPRAAVPEAGAARPPPPGAASRASGARHWFQAGYQPPAGPRSQGAPSGSARSSPQGASRPSAPHSPGAGPNNGNDTGPGSPPALSNLRAGREDVMVGDDPYNPYKYTDDNPYYNYYDTYERPRQGSRYRPGYGTGYFQYGLPDLVPDPYYIQASTYVQRASMYSLRCAAEENCLASSAYRVDVRDYDTRVLLRFPQRVKNQGTSDFLPSRPRYSWEWHSCHQHYHSMDEFSHYDLLEAGSHRRVAEGHKASFCLEDTSCDYGYYRRYACTAHTQGLSPGCYDTYNADIDCQWIDITDVKPGNYILKVSVNPSYLVPESDYSNNVVRCDIRYTGHHAYASGCTISPY from the exons ATGCACGTGGCGGCGCTGCTCGCCCCGCTGCAGGTGTGGCTGTACCTGAGCTGCGCCTGGCCCGCCGGCTGCCAGCCGCCGCCGCGCCGCGCCCACCCGCCGCCAGCCGCCTGGAGGCAGAGGATCCAGTGGGAGAACAACGGGCAGGTGTACAGCCTGCTCAGCCTGGCGTCCCAGTACCAgccggcgcggcgcggccagcCCGCCGCCAGCCCCATCCTGCTGCTGCGGAACAACGCCACCGCCCCGCGGGCCGCCGTGCCTGAGGCCGGCGCCGCCCGCCCGCCGCCGCCAGGGGCCGCCAGCAGGGCCTCGGGCGCTCGCCACTGGTTTCAGGCCGGCTACCAGCCGCCCGCGGGGCCGAGGAGCCAGGGGGCCCCCAGCGGCTCAGCCCGCAGCTCCCCGCAGGGGGCGTCTCGGCCCAGCGCCCCCCACAGCCCGGGCGCGGGGCCCAACAACGGCAACGACACCGGCCCCGGCAGCCCCCCGGCCCTGAGCAACCTCCGAGCCGGCCGGGAAGATGTCATGGTCGGCGACGACCCCTACAACCCCTACAAGTACACGGACGACAACCCCTATTACAACTACTACGACACCTATGAGAGACCCCGCCAGGGCAGCAGGTACAGACCCGGCTACGGCACCGGCTACTTCCAGTATG GTCTCCCTGACTTAGTTCCGGATCCCTATTACATCCAGGCATCCACCTACGTCCAAAGGGCCTCCATGTATAGCCTGAGATGTGCTGCGGAGGAGAACTGCCTGGCAAG TTCAGCTTACAGGGTGGATGTCAGAGACTATGATACTCGGGTGCTTCTGAGATTCCCCCAAAGAGTGAAAAATCAAGGCACATCAGACTTCCTACCAAGCAGACCTCGATATTCATGGGAGTGGCACAGCTGTCACCA ACATTACCATAGCATGGATGAATTCAGCCACTATGACTTGCTGGAAGCAGGCTCACATCGGAGAGTTGCTGAAGGGCACAAAGCAAGCTTTTGTCTTGAAGATACTTCTTGTGATTATGGATATTATAGACGATATGCATGTACAGCACATACACAG GGACTAAGCCCTGGCTGTTATGACACTTACAATGCTGACATAGATTGCCAGTGGATTGATATTACAGATGTCAAGCCTGGAAACTACATCCTGAAG GTTAGTGTAAACCCCAGCTACTTGGTACCAGAGTCTGACTACTCCAACAATGTAGTACGCTGTGATATCCGCTATACAGGTCATCATGCATATGCCTCTGGATGTACAATTTCACC
- the LOX gene encoding protein-lysine 6-oxidase isoform X2 gives MHVAALLAPLQVWLYLSCAWPAGCQPPPRRAHPPPAAWRQRIQWENNGQVYSLLSLASQYQPARRGQPAASPILLLRNNATAPRAAVPEAGAARPPPPGAASRASGARHWFQAGYQPPAGPRSQGAPSGSARSSPQGASRPSAPHSPGAGPNNGNDTGPGSPPALSNLRAGREDVMVGDDPYNPYKYTDDNPYYNYYDTYERPRQGSRYRPGYGTGYFQYGLPDLVPDPYYIQASTYVQRASMYSLRCAAEENCLASSAYRVDVRDYDTRVLLRFPQRVKNQGTSDFLPSRPRYSWEWHSCHQHYHSMDEFSHYDLLEAGSHRRVAEGHKASFCLEDTSCDYGYYRRYACTAHTQGLSPGCYDTYNADIDCQWIDITDVKPGNYILKVSVNPSYLVPESDYSNNVVRCDIRYTGHHAYASGCTISP, from the exons ATGCACGTGGCGGCGCTGCTCGCCCCGCTGCAGGTGTGGCTGTACCTGAGCTGCGCCTGGCCCGCCGGCTGCCAGCCGCCGCCGCGCCGCGCCCACCCGCCGCCAGCCGCCTGGAGGCAGAGGATCCAGTGGGAGAACAACGGGCAGGTGTACAGCCTGCTCAGCCTGGCGTCCCAGTACCAgccggcgcggcgcggccagcCCGCCGCCAGCCCCATCCTGCTGCTGCGGAACAACGCCACCGCCCCGCGGGCCGCCGTGCCTGAGGCCGGCGCCGCCCGCCCGCCGCCGCCAGGGGCCGCCAGCAGGGCCTCGGGCGCTCGCCACTGGTTTCAGGCCGGCTACCAGCCGCCCGCGGGGCCGAGGAGCCAGGGGGCCCCCAGCGGCTCAGCCCGCAGCTCCCCGCAGGGGGCGTCTCGGCCCAGCGCCCCCCACAGCCCGGGCGCGGGGCCCAACAACGGCAACGACACCGGCCCCGGCAGCCCCCCGGCCCTGAGCAACCTCCGAGCCGGCCGGGAAGATGTCATGGTCGGCGACGACCCCTACAACCCCTACAAGTACACGGACGACAACCCCTATTACAACTACTACGACACCTATGAGAGACCCCGCCAGGGCAGCAGGTACAGACCCGGCTACGGCACCGGCTACTTCCAGTATG GTCTCCCTGACTTAGTTCCGGATCCCTATTACATCCAGGCATCCACCTACGTCCAAAGGGCCTCCATGTATAGCCTGAGATGTGCTGCGGAGGAGAACTGCCTGGCAAG TTCAGCTTACAGGGTGGATGTCAGAGACTATGATACTCGGGTGCTTCTGAGATTCCCCCAAAGAGTGAAAAATCAAGGCACATCAGACTTCCTACCAAGCAGACCTCGATATTCATGGGAGTGGCACAGCTGTCACCA ACATTACCATAGCATGGATGAATTCAGCCACTATGACTTGCTGGAAGCAGGCTCACATCGGAGAGTTGCTGAAGGGCACAAAGCAAGCTTTTGTCTTGAAGATACTTCTTGTGATTATGGATATTATAGACGATATGCATGTACAGCACATACACAG GGACTAAGCCCTGGCTGTTATGACACTTACAATGCTGACATAGATTGCCAGTGGATTGATATTACAGATGTCAAGCCTGGAAACTACATCCTGAAG GTTAGTGTAAACCCCAGCTACTTGGTACCAGAGTCTGACTACTCCAACAATGTAGTACGCTGTGATATCCGCTATACAGGTCATCATGCATATGCCTCTGGATGTACAATTTCACCGTAA